A genomic stretch from Achromobacter spanius includes:
- a CDS encoding DUF1254 domain-containing protein codes for MRAANTARKHPARGFAGDSPSSRMRWLNQFTHTRRLRGPDDKEVVTPNNDTLFTNAWLDLSEGPVVIDVPAMGQRYWVLGFLDAWTNPWAYAGRRMTGCEAQRLFVHGPAWRGNVPAGMHEISAPSNDVWVIGRILVDATAQDLAEVHALQDRFALLRMDGTPALSRIDTLIDERGAGVPQAQEYARVVDTMLARNPSAHPLPAWPIAPDLLQQALDDVYTELRDVAQSSELGGGWTTAVNVRDNFGDDFVTRARIARNWIGTLGIDEAMYIMAEVDEQGLALSGAHRYELHFPRSGLPQVASFWSITLYRRSDCLLVANPIGRHSIGDRTQGLLQDADGGLRIRIQADDPGQGHNWLPAPAGEGFYLTLRLYTPARAHLEGTFAYPPVRRMA; via the coding sequence ATGCGCGCCGCCAACACGGCGCGCAAGCATCCGGCCCGGGGGTTTGCCGGCGATAGCCCTTCATCACGCATGCGCTGGCTGAATCAGTTCACCCACACGAGGCGCCTGCGGGGCCCGGACGACAAAGAGGTCGTCACGCCAAACAATGACACCTTATTCACCAATGCCTGGCTGGATCTATCCGAAGGCCCCGTCGTCATTGATGTTCCCGCCATGGGTCAACGCTATTGGGTCTTGGGTTTTCTGGACGCCTGGACCAACCCCTGGGCCTACGCCGGCCGCCGCATGACTGGGTGCGAGGCGCAGCGACTCTTCGTGCACGGGCCGGCCTGGCGCGGAAACGTGCCCGCGGGGATGCATGAAATCAGCGCTCCTAGCAATGATGTCTGGGTCATCGGCCGCATCCTGGTCGATGCAACGGCGCAAGATCTGGCGGAAGTCCATGCGTTGCAAGACCGTTTCGCCCTACTTCGCATGGACGGTACGCCGGCGCTTTCACGCATCGATACCTTGATCGACGAGCGAGGCGCCGGCGTGCCCCAGGCACAGGAGTATGCGCGCGTGGTCGACACGATGCTGGCCCGCAATCCATCCGCGCATCCATTGCCCGCCTGGCCGATCGCGCCCGATTTGCTTCAGCAGGCTTTGGATGACGTATACACGGAACTGCGTGACGTCGCGCAGTCTTCTGAACTTGGTGGAGGCTGGACGACCGCCGTCAACGTGCGCGACAACTTCGGCGACGACTTCGTTACCCGAGCCCGCATCGCGCGGAACTGGATAGGCACATTGGGTATCGACGAAGCCATGTACATCATGGCGGAAGTCGATGAACAGGGGCTGGCATTGAGCGGGGCGCACCGTTATGAATTGCACTTTCCACGCTCTGGCCTGCCGCAGGTAGCATCCTTTTGGTCCATCACCCTGTACCGGCGCAGCGATTGCCTGCTGGTGGCGAATCCCATAGGCCGTCATTCGATCGGCGATCGTACACAGGGTTTGCTGCAAGACGCCGATGGCGGGCTGCGCATACGCATCCAAGCTGACGATCCCGGCCAGGGGCACAACTGGCTGCCTGCGCCCGCGGGTGAAGGCTTCTACCTGACACTGCGCCTCTATACCCCAGCGCGCGCACACCTGGAAGGGACGTTTGCTTATCCGCCGGTACGGCGTATGGCATGA
- a CDS encoding acetate--CoA ligase family protein, with protein MTLPDLDSFLSPRSIAIVGASSSPAKIGAVPVRYLVEHGYDGAIYPINARADQIEGRRAYPSLRAVEAPIDLAVFAIPASSVDAALDDAIAAGVKNIVMFSAGFAEMGKEGEQAQAAFAARAKAAGIRVLGPNCLGFMNVARAVYATFSPVVATGANESGCVGIVSQSGAFGAYAYAMARERGLGLSAWITTGNESDIGVADCIAWMARDPATRVIMAYLEGCKDGRKLRDSLDLAQAAGKPVVVVKVGRTELGALTAASHTAALAGDDAVFDALFRQHGAYRARTIEEFFDVAHGLAVAGLPPNKQVGLLTVSGGVGVMMADEAADAALEVTALPVAAQAMIHARVPLAATHNPVDITGQVTAEPDLLEATARIMLGEAGHGSLLIFLAAFGATPAMRILQQQMAQALRNDFPGRLIIFSTLADTAQQRALEAAGCLSFTDPARAVRVMAAMQFFIRQQERVNRPDAETPWSDAFAAMPAPEDASTAPGPLRRGAHNEADALRTLAAHGIPIVPFHRANSRDDVIAGAQSLGFPVAMKVLSADITHKSDVGGVVLNIHDADEAAAAYARILDAARSFAPNARIDGVLVARMVRGGVECILGARRDPALGVVVMLGSGGVTVELLGDVTFRLAPVDIDQARAMVGELKTARLLQGFRGKPPCDVEALAEAIVRLSRFALTAGDSLESVELNPFVVLPAGQGALALDAVLLTAPPATTNASSPALAPSTSF; from the coding sequence ATGACGCTGCCGGACCTTGATTCTTTTCTCTCACCCCGTTCCATTGCGATCGTGGGTGCGTCTTCCAGCCCCGCCAAGATCGGCGCCGTGCCCGTCCGCTATTTGGTGGAGCACGGTTACGACGGCGCCATCTATCCCATCAACGCCCGCGCGGACCAGATCGAAGGCCGGCGGGCGTATCCATCGTTGCGGGCGGTCGAAGCCCCCATCGATCTTGCCGTTTTCGCCATTCCAGCATCCAGTGTGGACGCGGCGCTGGATGATGCCATCGCCGCCGGGGTGAAGAATATCGTCATGTTCTCGGCTGGCTTCGCCGAGATGGGCAAGGAAGGCGAGCAGGCCCAGGCTGCGTTTGCCGCCAGGGCCAAGGCCGCCGGCATACGCGTGCTGGGGCCGAACTGTCTGGGCTTCATGAATGTGGCCCGGGCGGTCTATGCCACCTTTTCGCCCGTGGTTGCCACCGGCGCGAACGAGTCGGGCTGCGTCGGCATCGTCAGCCAGAGCGGTGCCTTTGGTGCCTATGCCTACGCGATGGCGCGCGAACGCGGGCTGGGCCTGTCGGCTTGGATCACCACCGGCAACGAGTCGGATATCGGTGTTGCCGATTGCATTGCATGGATGGCACGCGATCCAGCCACGCGGGTGATCATGGCCTACCTGGAGGGGTGCAAGGATGGCCGTAAGCTGAGAGATTCGCTCGACCTGGCGCAAGCCGCAGGCAAACCCGTCGTGGTGGTCAAGGTGGGCCGGACTGAACTGGGCGCCTTGACCGCGGCGTCCCATACCGCCGCGCTGGCGGGCGACGACGCGGTCTTCGATGCCCTTTTCCGGCAACACGGCGCTTATCGCGCCCGCACTATCGAGGAGTTCTTCGACGTTGCCCATGGGCTGGCGGTGGCCGGGCTGCCACCCAACAAGCAGGTCGGCTTGTTGACGGTGTCCGGCGGTGTGGGCGTCATGATGGCCGACGAGGCCGCTGACGCGGCACTGGAGGTCACGGCGCTTCCTGTCGCCGCGCAAGCGATGATCCATGCCCGGGTGCCGCTGGCGGCCACTCATAACCCGGTGGACATTACCGGCCAGGTCACCGCCGAGCCGGATCTGCTGGAGGCCACGGCGCGCATCATGCTGGGCGAAGCCGGTCACGGCAGCCTGCTGATATTCCTTGCGGCGTTTGGGGCCACGCCGGCCATGCGGATATTGCAGCAGCAGATGGCGCAGGCGCTGCGCAACGACTTTCCCGGACGCTTGATCATCTTCAGCACCCTGGCGGACACGGCGCAACAACGCGCGCTGGAAGCCGCTGGGTGCCTGTCCTTTACCGATCCGGCGCGCGCAGTGCGGGTCATGGCCGCCATGCAGTTCTTCATCCGCCAACAAGAGCGCGTCAACCGCCCCGACGCGGAAACTCCATGGTCTGACGCCTTTGCAGCGATGCCGGCGCCCGAGGACGCCAGCACCGCGCCTGGTCCCTTGCGACGCGGGGCTCACAACGAAGCCGATGCCCTGAGAACGCTCGCGGCACACGGTATTCCCATCGTCCCGTTTCATCGCGCGAACAGCCGTGACGACGTCATTGCCGGCGCGCAGTCGCTGGGCTTCCCCGTGGCAATGAAAGTTCTTTCCGCCGACATCACGCACAAGAGCGATGTCGGCGGCGTGGTCCTCAACATCCATGATGCGGACGAAGCCGCTGCCGCCTATGCCCGCATCCTGGATGCCGCGCGGTCCTTTGCGCCAAACGCCCGGATAGATGGCGTGCTGGTCGCGCGCATGGTGCGCGGCGGCGTCGAATGCATTCTAGGCGCGCGGCGCGACCCGGCATTGGGCGTTGTCGTCATGCTGGGTTCAGGCGGCGTGACGGTCGAACTGCTGGGCGACGTCACGTTCCGCCTGGCGCCCGTCGATATCGATCAGGCCCGCGCGATGGTCGGTGAGCTCAAGACCGCAAGGCTGTTGCAAGGTTTTCGGGGCAAGCCCCCCTGCGACGTCGAGGCCTTGGCCGAAGCCATCGTCCGCCTGTCCCGTTTTGCGCTGACTGCGGGAGACTCGCTCGAATCGGTGGAACTGAATCCGTTTGTCGTACTGCCCGCGGGCCAGGGCGCGCTGGCGCTTGACGCCGTATTGCTGACGGCTCCGCCGGCGACAACGAACGCAAGCTCGCCGGCATTGGCGCCTTCCACTTCTTTCTGA
- a CDS encoding LysR family transcriptional regulator: protein MAIEVTLRQLRAFLAVRECGSFSEAAQTLHLSQAALSGLVKELESRLGVRLLDRNTRSVSASAIGEAFEPMVRRVLADLDEALEGVSNLKALRRGLVRVAAPEPLSCTLLPELIAGYSEAYPGIEVRFDDIPIEQVLTNLQNGSADIGFGPAGVLTGDAIDVHVARADPLWAALRADDPLASGESVTWKDLRERPLINYMPNLALNVLANVPSSRHPRDIVAVHRVNTALSMLRVRSGYVICPSMARPLVEGFGLAFRPILQPVVTWRIAIFVRPRSSISPAVEGFLDHALRFGSRNADK, encoded by the coding sequence ATGGCAATCGAGGTAACGCTCAGGCAGTTGCGTGCATTCCTGGCCGTGCGGGAATGCGGCAGCTTTTCCGAGGCGGCGCAAACCCTGCATCTTTCGCAGGCGGCGCTGAGCGGCTTGGTCAAGGAGCTGGAGAGCCGGTTGGGCGTACGGCTGCTGGATCGCAACACCCGCAGCGTAAGCGCCTCGGCAATCGGCGAGGCATTCGAACCCATGGTGCGGCGGGTACTCGCGGACCTGGACGAGGCGTTGGAGGGTGTCAGTAATCTGAAGGCGCTGCGGCGCGGGCTGGTGCGGGTTGCCGCGCCCGAGCCCTTGTCCTGCACGTTGCTGCCCGAGCTGATCGCCGGTTACAGCGAGGCTTATCCAGGGATAGAAGTGCGTTTTGACGACATTCCGATCGAACAGGTGTTGACCAATCTGCAAAATGGCAGCGCGGATATCGGCTTTGGACCCGCCGGTGTGTTGACGGGTGACGCAATCGATGTGCACGTGGCGCGGGCGGATCCCTTATGGGCAGCGCTGCGTGCGGACGACCCCTTGGCAAGCGGCGAATCGGTGACCTGGAAAGATTTGCGTGAGCGGCCCTTGATCAACTACATGCCCAACCTGGCGCTGAATGTCCTGGCCAACGTGCCCTCTAGCCGTCATCCCCGGGATATCGTCGCGGTCCACCGGGTGAACACAGCCTTGTCGATGTTGCGGGTACGGTCCGGATACGTGATCTGCCCATCCATGGCTCGACCCCTGGTCGAAGGGTTTGGACTGGCGTTTCGCCCCATCCTGCAGCCGGTAGTGACCTGGCGGATCGCCATCTTCGTGCGGCCCCGCAGTTCGATTTCGCCCGCGGTGGAAGGGTTTCTGGACCATGCCTTGCGCTTCGGCAGCCGCAACGCCGATAAATAA
- a CDS encoding Bug family tripartite tricarboxylate transporter substrate binding protein — MNMTRRAFIGTAAAGLCGGVAPRVFAQGDWPARPVRIISPYGVGGPNDLSARLIAEYLGRRLHQSFIVENKTGAGTRVGNEFVAHAPADGYTLLYGAAPYATLEALYGKLGYDPKKDLQAVAMAATVPLFLIVNAESPARTAQELVALGKSQANGLTFGTPGTGSLPHLAAELFLRDADVKGLSVQYRGDVPAYTDLLAGRLDATLTAITAALPHIQAGKLRVLGVASAARSKIYPDAPTLREQGLANVVASGWYGFLAPGGTPAAVVSRLDMEINGALKNADIQRKLLAQGMEPYPGNAADFAGFIDSEMKKWSGVIKEAKIKGE; from the coding sequence ATGAACATGACCAGGCGGGCTTTTATCGGCACGGCCGCGGCAGGGCTGTGCGGCGGCGTGGCGCCGCGCGTTTTCGCTCAGGGCGATTGGCCCGCACGCCCCGTCCGCATCATTTCCCCGTATGGCGTCGGCGGCCCCAATGACCTGTCGGCCCGCCTGATCGCGGAATACCTTGGCCGTCGCCTGCACCAGTCCTTCATCGTCGAAAACAAGACGGGGGCGGGCACCCGGGTGGGCAATGAATTCGTTGCCCACGCACCGGCCGACGGCTACACACTGCTGTATGGCGCGGCGCCATACGCCACGTTGGAAGCCCTGTACGGCAAGCTTGGCTACGACCCCAAGAAAGACCTGCAGGCGGTCGCCATGGCGGCGACCGTGCCATTGTTCTTGATCGTGAATGCCGAGTCACCGGCACGGACAGCGCAGGAGTTGGTTGCTTTAGGCAAATCGCAGGCCAACGGACTGACTTTCGGTACACCGGGCACCGGTTCGCTTCCTCACCTTGCCGCCGAACTGTTTCTGCGTGACGCCGACGTCAAGGGTCTGAGCGTGCAATATCGCGGCGACGTCCCTGCGTATACGGATCTGCTTGCAGGCCGGCTCGACGCGACGCTGACCGCCATCACCGCCGCGCTACCGCATATCCAGGCAGGCAAGCTGCGGGTATTGGGCGTGGCGTCGGCGGCACGCAGCAAGATCTACCCGGACGCACCCACCTTGCGCGAACAAGGCCTGGCCAACGTGGTCGCCTCTGGCTGGTACGGCTTCCTGGCGCCTGGCGGAACGCCTGCCGCCGTCGTCAGCCGCCTTGACATGGAAATCAACGGCGCGCTCAAAAACGCGGACATCCAGCGCAAGTTGTTGGCGCAGGGCATGGAACCCTATCCCGGCAACGCAGCGGACTTTGCCGGCTTCATCGATAGCGAAATGAAAAAGTGGAGCGGAGTCATCAAAGAGGCGAAGATCAAGGGAGAGTGA
- a CDS encoding AraC family transcriptional regulator: protein MDPLANILMGSRVRTANFTRLDASAPWGLNSPGERGVNFVLLVRGSAILTTPDSPHPISMRSGDVFIKLDDTPYRLYDHEDSVQIDCVEVEKLRVGNYIQVGGGGAITTFVSGSFDLNERDARPLLRALPSLLHLKLDQHRSLAFQSVLEMLALETESPGLGSEAVVSRLFELLFVHAIRAYAAQPGGPTQGWLGAIADRHLALALEAMHDAPAQDWTVESLARAAGMSRSGFAARFKAVVGQSPLDYLTRWRMHCASRLLQENHALSDVASQVGYESAAAFSRIFRREMGVTPAEFRRGGKSG, encoded by the coding sequence ATGGATCCCCTAGCCAATATCCTCATGGGCTCGCGCGTGCGCACGGCCAACTTCACGCGCTTGGACGCCAGCGCGCCGTGGGGGCTCAATTCCCCTGGTGAGCGTGGCGTGAACTTTGTGCTGCTGGTGCGCGGGTCGGCCATTTTGACTACGCCTGACAGTCCGCATCCCATATCGATGCGCAGTGGCGATGTCTTCATCAAGCTGGACGACACGCCCTACCGCCTGTACGACCACGAAGACTCTGTCCAGATCGATTGTGTGGAAGTCGAGAAATTGCGTGTCGGCAACTACATCCAAGTCGGCGGCGGCGGCGCAATTACCACCTTCGTCAGCGGGTCGTTCGATCTGAACGAGCGCGACGCCAGGCCCCTGCTTCGCGCGCTGCCGTCGCTATTGCATTTGAAGCTGGATCAGCATCGCAGCCTGGCCTTTCAGTCGGTGCTGGAAATGCTGGCGCTGGAAACCGAGTCTCCGGGGCTGGGCTCCGAAGCCGTGGTCAGCCGACTCTTCGAGTTGCTGTTCGTGCATGCGATACGCGCATATGCCGCGCAGCCCGGCGGCCCCACTCAGGGATGGTTGGGCGCTATTGCCGACCGCCACCTGGCGTTGGCATTGGAAGCAATGCACGACGCCCCGGCCCAGGACTGGACGGTAGAGTCGCTGGCGCGCGCGGCTGGCATGTCGCGCTCTGGTTTTGCGGCCAGATTCAAGGCTGTGGTCGGCCAATCACCGCTGGACTATCTGACCCGCTGGCGGATGCACTGCGCGAGCCGGTTGCTTCAAGAGAATCACGCTCTGTCGGACGTGGCTAGCCAAGTTGGCTATGAATCGGCGGCGGCTTTCAGTCGGATATTTCGGCGTGAAATGGGGGTGACGCCGGCGGAGTTTCGTAGGGGTGGTAAGTCGGGGTGA
- a CDS encoding quinone oxidoreductase family protein, whose translation MKAVVMNGIGDVDVLALTDLPDPVPGPGQVLVQISVAGINFMDIGVRRGMAWNELPNPKILGVEGAGRVLALGAGVEGFSIGQRVAWVYAPGSYAQKIAIAASSLVPIPDGIDDKTAASVMMQGLTASHFATDFYATQPGDIAFVHAAAGGLGLLLTQIIKLRGGRVIGRVSSADKVAAARAAGADHVIVDAEGKFVEEAKSLSGGEGVHVVFDGSGPSTFQGSMDVLRRSGTFCWYGPVLGGPGPLDIMSLPKSIKLGYAVFSDHIHTPELLRARSKRLFDWIAEGKLRVHIGGEYPLAEAARAHAEMASRSTVGKLLLRMP comes from the coding sequence ATGAAAGCGGTGGTGATGAACGGAATAGGGGACGTCGATGTGCTGGCGCTTACGGACTTGCCGGACCCCGTGCCCGGCCCTGGACAAGTGCTGGTCCAGATATCCGTAGCCGGTATCAATTTCATGGATATCGGGGTGCGGCGGGGAATGGCGTGGAACGAGTTGCCCAACCCGAAGATTCTGGGTGTCGAGGGCGCGGGTCGCGTGTTGGCGCTCGGCGCGGGCGTCGAGGGTTTCTCTATTGGCCAGCGCGTGGCCTGGGTCTATGCGCCCGGCAGCTATGCGCAGAAGATCGCCATTGCGGCAAGCTCATTGGTGCCAATACCCGATGGAATCGACGACAAGACCGCTGCGTCGGTGATGATGCAAGGCCTGACAGCCAGCCATTTCGCCACCGACTTTTATGCCACCCAGCCGGGCGACATCGCGTTCGTCCATGCGGCGGCAGGCGGCCTTGGGCTGTTGCTGACCCAGATCATCAAGCTACGCGGCGGCCGGGTTATCGGCCGCGTTTCGTCGGCGGATAAGGTGGCGGCGGCAAGGGCCGCGGGTGCGGATCATGTCATCGTCGATGCCGAGGGCAAATTCGTCGAAGAAGCTAAAAGCTTGTCTGGCGGCGAGGGGGTGCATGTGGTGTTCGACGGGTCCGGCCCCAGCACTTTTCAGGGGTCGATGGACGTGCTGCGCCGCTCCGGAACATTCTGCTGGTACGGCCCTGTGCTGGGTGGACCCGGCCCCCTCGACATCATGAGCCTGCCCAAGAGCATCAAGCTGGGCTACGCGGTTTTCTCTGACCACATTCACACGCCGGAACTCTTGCGCGCGCGTTCCAAGCGACTGTTCGATTGGATTGCCGAAGGCAAGCTCAGGGTGCATATCGGAGGCGAGTATCCGCTCGCCGAAGCCGCGAGGGCGCACGCAGAGATGGCAAGCCGTTCTACGGTGGGCAAGCTGCTGCTGCGAATGCCTTGA
- a CDS encoding FAD-dependent oxidoreductase, with protein MRKPVDVLICGAGAAGLTLAIELARRGVRFALIEKLPSPFPGSRGKGIQPRTQEVFEDLGILDRAMAAGGIYPTVRKYSVDRGHVDQEVTTVAAPTPAEPYPLPLMVPQFKTEAIMRERLMELGHAPECGVELVGMDVNADGIEAVLATPEGEQRLHARYLVGADGGRSLVRRTLGIGFPGKTLGVRAIVADVVLEGLSRGMWHRFDGNGAGPLAICPLAGTDLFQIQAPVPLEGDINLSAAALTERVALHTARTDITVHSVAWASTYNMNARLADRYRDGPVFLIGDAAHVHPPTGGQGLNTSVQDAYNLGWKLAAVLAGAPEGLLETYEAERRPVAADVLGLSTRLLAGFKTEDNRRTREVQQLDIGYPTSPLSLPSQADSRLIPGNRVPDAIVRGAGGSPTRLFTLLKGTHWTLLVNGPSSFLPSAGLHIHSIGPGMEIEDHLDQFARFYGLAEGAAALVRPDGYLAGVFARDRAAVLQEHLNRYCKIR; from the coding sequence ATGCGTAAGCCCGTTGACGTCCTGATCTGCGGTGCCGGTGCCGCCGGCCTGACCCTGGCAATAGAACTGGCGCGGCGCGGCGTGCGCTTTGCCCTTATCGAAAAGCTCCCATCACCCTTTCCGGGCTCGCGCGGGAAAGGGATTCAACCGCGCACCCAAGAGGTCTTTGAAGACCTGGGGATCCTGGACCGAGCCATGGCTGCGGGTGGCATCTATCCCACGGTTCGCAAATACTCGGTCGACCGCGGTCACGTGGATCAGGAAGTGACGACCGTCGCCGCACCTACGCCTGCCGAGCCCTACCCGCTTCCGTTGATGGTTCCGCAGTTCAAGACCGAAGCGATCATGCGCGAGCGCCTGATGGAACTGGGCCATGCGCCTGAGTGTGGTGTGGAGTTGGTCGGGATGGACGTCAACGCCGACGGGATAGAAGCCGTGCTGGCCACCCCGGAGGGCGAACAGAGGCTCCACGCCCGCTACCTGGTCGGCGCCGACGGCGGGCGCAGCCTGGTTCGCCGCACCCTGGGCATAGGCTTTCCGGGCAAAACTTTAGGCGTGCGTGCAATCGTGGCCGATGTCGTGCTGGAAGGATTGTCGCGCGGTATGTGGCACCGGTTCGACGGTAACGGCGCAGGCCCCCTGGCCATCTGCCCGCTCGCGGGCACCGACCTGTTTCAGATCCAGGCGCCCGTTCCTCTGGAGGGCGACATCAACCTTTCCGCTGCTGCGTTGACTGAACGCGTCGCCCTGCACACCGCGCGCACGGACATTACCGTCCATTCAGTTGCCTGGGCTTCGACCTACAACATGAATGCCAGGCTGGCCGACCGTTACCGGGACGGCCCCGTGTTCCTGATCGGTGATGCCGCACATGTTCATCCTCCCACCGGCGGACAAGGCCTTAACACCAGCGTGCAGGACGCCTACAACCTCGGCTGGAAGCTAGCGGCCGTGCTTGCCGGCGCGCCCGAAGGGCTACTGGAGACCTACGAAGCCGAACGCCGGCCCGTGGCCGCGGACGTGCTCGGCCTGTCCACACGGCTGCTTGCTGGTTTCAAAACGGAGGACAACAGGCGGACCCGTGAAGTCCAGCAACTGGACATCGGGTATCCCACTTCGCCGCTATCGCTTCCGTCGCAAGCCGACAGCAGACTTATCCCGGGCAACCGAGTGCCCGATGCCATTGTGCGTGGCGCGGGCGGCAGCCCCACGCGCCTGTTCACGCTGCTTAAGGGCACGCACTGGACCTTGCTGGTCAACGGCCCCTCAAGCTTTCTGCCAAGCGCCGGCTTGCACATCCACAGCATTGGACCCGGCATGGAGATCGAAGACCACCTGGACCAGTTCGCCCGGTTCTACGGTTTGGCTGAGGGCGCCGCCGCGCTGGTCAGGCCGGACGGGTACCTGGCGGGTGTCTTTGCCAGGGATCGGGCGGCCGTATTGCAAGAGCACCTGAACCGGTACTGCAAAATTCGGTGA
- a CDS encoding MarR family winged helix-turn-helix transcriptional regulator yields MATKKKVQDTHISAQLKDLHRSLITIVSVMNRPRNDERLIAEAGVQLDQALFRLLVVIERVGPIGVVDLADRLGRDYTTISRQVAKLERMEMVKRHENPEDRRMRETVVSSKGKAVTDKLDQARERLARGIFQDWATEDVADLVRLMRKFAEALEQGTQA; encoded by the coding sequence ATGGCCACAAAAAAGAAAGTGCAAGATACACATATCTCGGCGCAGTTGAAGGACCTTCATCGGTCCTTGATCACGATCGTGAGCGTGATGAACCGTCCTAGGAACGACGAACGGCTGATCGCGGAAGCCGGTGTGCAGTTGGACCAGGCGCTCTTTCGCCTCTTGGTGGTGATCGAGAGGGTGGGCCCGATCGGCGTGGTGGATCTGGCGGATCGCCTTGGCAGGGATTACACGACCATCAGTCGCCAGGTCGCCAAGCTGGAACGGATGGAGATGGTGAAGCGGCACGAGAATCCGGAAGATCGCCGGATGCGCGAAACGGTGGTGTCTTCCAAGGGCAAAGCCGTGACTGACAAGCTTGACCAGGCCCGCGAGCGTCTGGCACGGGGAATCTTTCAGGACTGGGCCACAGAAGACGTCGCGGATTTAGTGCGTTTGATGCGAAAGTTCGCAGAGGCGCTGGAGCAGGGTACTCAGGCTTGA